A region from the Isachenkonia alkalipeptolytica genome encodes:
- a CDS encoding GNAT family N-acetyltransferase translates to MFYYPIDREVEMRLLELKDAPKLYRLIQENRGHLKTWLGWVDSVNSLQDTKHYIKVVQSKMIEGHGFQSSIRVKDELAGLVGFHNFSSQNRSVAIGYWLGKKYQKKGLAIRSTKALVEYAFMEWDIHRIEIRCAAENFSSQQIPEKLGFQKEGVLREVEWLYDHYVDHQVYSMIKREWEEKNR, encoded by the coding sequence GGAACTAAAAGATGCGCCGAAGCTGTACCGGCTGATTCAGGAAAATCGGGGACACCTGAAAACCTGGCTCGGGTGGGTGGACAGTGTGAACAGCCTTCAGGATACCAAGCATTATATCAAAGTGGTGCAGAGTAAAATGATTGAAGGCCACGGATTTCAAAGCAGCATCCGGGTGAAGGATGAACTGGCGGGACTGGTGGGATTTCATAACTTCAGTAGCCAGAACCGTTCGGTAGCCATCGGCTACTGGTTGGGGAAGAAATATCAGAAAAAGGGTTTGGCTATTCGCAGCACCAAAGCCTTGGTGGAATATGCCTTTATGGAGTGGGATATTCACCGGATTGAAATACGATGTGCCGCGGAGAACTTCTCCAGTCAGCAGATTCCCGAGAAACTGGGGTTTCAAAAAGAAGGGGTGCTGCGTGAGGTGGAGTGGCTGTATGATCATTATGTGGATCATCAGGTCTATAGTATGATTAAGCGGGAATGGGAAGAAAAAAACAGGTAA